A portion of the Aquicoccus sp. G2-2 genome contains these proteins:
- a CDS encoding 5-bromo-4-chloroindolyl phosphate hydrolysis family protein — MAQRYGGKYSPEGDAASQTSAPQGSFRGARRTRAGGRVNLLFIVPLPLIWHAFGNGPTGLALNLAALAVLLLAAWLTREGILAQEAFEARKVARRPALPRKILGSLLIGAGLAIASFAASPAIAAPLIVGIVGAVLHFAAFGPDPLKNKGMDGTDTFQTDRVARYVDQAEAHLAAMSAAIKRAGDRTAEARVEQFQVKARDLLRAVEDDPRDLTAARKYMSVYLQGARDATVKFADLYARDRDASARKDYLDLLDDLEQSFDAKTKTLLLDDRSDLTVEIDVLRDRLGREGIRLDT, encoded by the coding sequence ATGGCCCAGCGCTATGGCGGAAAATACAGCCCCGAAGGCGATGCTGCTTCCCAAACCTCCGCCCCGCAAGGCAGCTTTCGCGGGGCTCGCCGCACCCGTGCTGGCGGGCGCGTCAACCTGCTGTTCATCGTCCCGCTGCCGCTTATCTGGCACGCCTTCGGCAATGGCCCCACCGGCCTTGCGCTCAACCTCGCGGCGTTGGCCGTTCTGCTGCTCGCCGCATGGCTCACCCGCGAAGGCATCCTCGCGCAAGAGGCGTTCGAGGCGCGCAAGGTTGCCCGCCGCCCCGCTCTCCCGCGCAAAATTCTTGGCTCCCTGCTCATCGGTGCGGGTTTGGCCATTGCCAGTTTTGCCGCCAGCCCGGCCATCGCCGCACCGCTGATCGTGGGCATCGTCGGCGCTGTGCTGCATTTCGCCGCCTTCGGCCCGGACCCGCTGAAAAACAAGGGCATGGACGGCACTGACACGTTCCAAACCGACCGTGTCGCGCGCTATGTCGATCAGGCCGAAGCGCATCTTGCCGCCATGTCCGCCGCCATCAAACGCGCCGGGGACCGCACCGCCGAAGCCCGCGTCGAGCAGTTTCAGGTAAAAGCCCGCGATCTGCTCCGCGCGGTAGAGGATGACCCGCGCGACCTCACCGCAGCGCGCAAATACATGTCGGTCTATCTACAGGGTGCCCGCGATGCGACGGTGAAATTCGCCGATCTCTACGCCCGCGACCGTGACGCCAGCGCGCGCAAGGATTACCTCGATCTGCTCGACGATCTCGAACAAAGCTTCGACGCCAAGACCAAAACTCTCCTGCTGGATGACCGCTCTGACCTCACCGTAGAAATCGACGTTCTGCGCGACAGGCTCGGACGGGAAGGCATCCGGCTCGACACGTAA